In Synchiropus splendidus isolate RoL2022-P1 chromosome 15, RoL_Sspl_1.0, whole genome shotgun sequence, the genomic stretch GCGATATTCTCAACAGTAATGCGAGACATTATAGTGTATTATTCGCCGTTATCATGAAGAATTCCTTTTGTTGCAGATTCACAAACGCACGCTAACGTTAGCACTTGCTAACTAACCTTGGGCAGTGCACTGCATGTAGCTTTAAGGCTAACAACCGTTAGCATCCTCGCTGAGTAAACGGAGCGTGAGCTGCCTCCAATCGATGATCGTAAAGGGTCAATGTGCTTGTACACACGCAAAACTTGGTGCGTTGAATTTACCAACTTTGAACGTTCCATTTAACGCCGCTCGAGCTTCTGTGACTCATCTGACTGGGGAGTTGCTTTCTCGGGACTAACCCCTTGCTTTAAAGTACTTTGCAAAGCATTCGTTAATATGACTTATTTGTATTAGGCCCTGTCTCTTTAAGGCCACTCTATGGCACCCTAACTATCAATTTCGATTAGTTACATCCATGTATATCGTTCGGCTTATCGCGTGGAAACAGGGCCCGCGGCCCGCCCGGACTATCTTGCGTCCTTGCAGCTGGCACGGTCGGGCTGCTGAGCCAATGCTCCCCATGTTTAAATTCTTTCTCCCTCCCGGCCATCTTCCCCCATTGCTCCTTCGCCATAACATCCAACACGGAGTCTCTCACCTCGGCCCCGTTCCCCCTTTTCCGTCTCTCTGGTAGCTGCTGCCGACTCTCGGTTCTCTGACTCCAAAATGGCGGTGAACGGCGCCGAGCGAGTGTGTGAGCTTTGagtcggcagcagcagcagagaggcggCCACTTTCTGTTACTGAGAGAGCAAAGACACGACGCCATGGCGAGGGTACAGCAAGAAGCAGGCGCTTTAATCCATCCCAGATAGCTGATCGCTCCCTCTTTCATCTGTCTGGTGACAATGCGGCGATGTTCAAACACAATAAACACTCGAAAGATTAAAACATGATTAACTATTATCGACTCAGATTAAAAACCATTGATTCGGTACTTTCAGTAGCCACGTATCGAACTGCAACCGAGGTTGATTAAGCGGGTCTAGTCAGTACGAAGTTTGCCGAGCTACGTGTTACGTCACGGGAGGACCTTCGCTTGACTTGTGGTGATGCATTTGGGGAACCTAGACAAATAACTCCATCCACTGTTTGAATTATTTCCATGGCTTATATCGATTTATTCCACACATCGTTGAATGAACAATAACCAGTTTATTTAATGAAACTGTTGACATTGAATCACTTTCTTGACAAACAGCAATTCAAAATGTATAATACATTTCTACCTTCTTTAATAGGAAATTGACCGTATTAGCTGTAGGATGGCGGCAAAAGTTACTTCACATGTTTATCTTTCATGTATATGAAGGTGTGGCAGGCACAGAAACTGTTTAAGTGCGGGTTAGTTTTCATGATCTATTATTTTCCAAGCAGCTCAGGCACATACCGGCATCGCGATGATGCGTCACACAAACATTTCCAGCTCTTTTGTCTTCTTATTGTCCTCTTGAACTGTGCACAGTGATTTTTTTCAGACAGTAGCTAACTCGGTTAAAGCCAACTGGACCGTTCATCTTCATATTTCAGCGGGTCAATGAAAGGCTTGTCAATGGTCTTGATCATCAGTTCGCCACAGTACACACATTCAGATGCAATAATATCATCAATGTCAGACTTGATCTGCTCGCGGCTCCCAGTGCTGCCCTTTCCAAGACTAGCTGTGTCTCCTTCCTCCTTGAGCGTGGGGCGATGGCGAGTCTTGGAGGATTGTGTGGTTGCTGCCAGTTTCTTCTGCAGCTCATCCAGGCGATTCTGCTTATAGCTAGACAGGTGAGGGGTGACCTCCTAGAGAGTGGGGAGAAGGAGAGTAATCCGTCTATTCAATACGTCATGTCGACACTGCACGACTTACCTGCAACAGGCAATCATAATGGAATGTGTGTCCACACAGGAAGAGATAGAAGGGCCTGTTCAGCAATGGGAAGTCGCAAGCAGCACATTTTTCCTGCGAATCCACCACTCCGTACTTGTTCCTCATTTCCTGGATGTCTTCCCGGATCCGTTTGGCGCTCTCAGTGGCTTCCTCCATTTCTTGCTTCAGCTCTTCAATATGCTTGTTGTACTCCTCTAAGGAGCCACATATGGCTTCCTGCGCAGAGATAAGTCAAGTTAATACCAGCCATTGACCCTGTCTAGAATTTGGATTGAAGCTGCTGACCTTGAAATGGTCAATGGTAACAAAGTCTGGAAAGAATGGCAGGATGTCTTCAATCTTGAGCAGATCACAACTGGACAAACAGTTCATGGCTTTTTTCacatccttctcctcctgcacaACGTGCCGGGCGATCTTCAGCCACAGTTTCTTTCTCAGCTCCTCGTCATCGTCAGGAAGGTCAGCACAAGACTTGGCAAGGTCAACATCGACCTATGGAGTAAACAAATCCACAAAATCACAGCTATATAACACGATCACAGTCGGAACACCGTTAAATTTGTTATCTGTTGCGATAAgccataaaaataataataatgaaataatttatAGTATGTATTACAGACATTTTAAATTCTGTACACTAGTATATAGTGATAGGTGGAtaaggtgtcatgaaacagtattgcagggttgatggcgtcattttcagtggccactagatggtgctcttggtttagaaatgatgtgaggttgcattgaatccaaacattttacagcagccagcaccatctggtggcccctgaaaaccaggacactgtttcatgaaacctcatcaaaccTTCAGTACTTCTATGTAATGATTGTATTAGATGACTTCACTGCAGCCACACAAAAACTAGATCAAATCAGGAGAAGTGCTTTGACAGAGGACGCCATCTTTTTCCAtcccctccacctgccactTACTTGCAAAGCCAAATCCACTGCTTCCTCATACAACTCCATTATTCTGTAGACCAACACGCAAGCTCTGAGGTAGCCATGTTCTGCACAGAGCCTGAGCGCGTACTTCAGATCGTAGTGGATGTCTGACGTGCGGGTGCCCGCCTGCTCCAGATACCACAGCAGGGAGTCAGCCTTGTACTTGGCATAGAGCGACAGCAGGTAGTTATGGATGGCTTCTTCAGTGACGTTCAGCTCGTACACACAGAACTCCATGTAGCGGATAGTTTCATTGATCTGCTGTGTGCTGCCCATCTGGCTGTAGTTCATCAGCGCAGGGATGAGCTTCTTTGGGTCCAAACGCTTGCCCATCTGGATCCAGGCATCGACCACTTTTTTCGGGATGTGCTGCATTAGCACAGGCGAGAACTTGTAGAAGAGTTTTTCATCGCAATGGTTGGAGAGCACGTCCAGAGCTGCGCTGTAGTCGTCATGCTGGCAGTAGTGTGATATCACGCGCTCGTAGTCCTGCATGACCACAGAGAAGTAGACCATGTCGTCCACGTTCCCATGACTGGCCAGCAGGTCATAGATGGTGCTGCGGTTGTTAAACAAGCAGTCTTTGTGCTTGGAGTTGTTGAGGAAGCTACGGAATTTCTCACGGGTCTCCTGGAAAAGGTCAGTGTCGCAGTCGCTCTCCATCTGACCAAGCCTGTTCAGGTACAGCTCAGCTAGCCAGGTGACCAGTAGTGTGATCTGGGTTCGCTCACTCGACTTCAGATTGCTTAACTTCTTCTGCAAGAACTCCATTAAAGCGTCCTCCTGCTTCGCTTCAATGAACTTCAGCGCTATCTCCTCGAAGTAATTCTGCGTCAGGGCGTAGCACTTGGCGCTATCGAGGTACCGCTTGTTCTGGAAGCAGTGCTCAGCCTCTTTAGCTAGAACAGTGTCCATACACTCTGGTCGGTCTCGACAGTACTCCTTGGCTAAGTCGAACTTGTTCATGCTCATGTACATCTGCCAAACATCCCGGGATTCCCGTTGGATGTGGTACCGAAAGACGGCGCGCTCAGTGTAGATCCAGACTAAACCACCGGCAGGGTCCTTGATCATCCTCTTCAGGGAGCCAAACTTATCAGGGAACACATCCTCGTGGACCACCTGACCATTCAGGGTGCAGATGGCCTTGACTCTGTCGTgaagcaggagcaggaagtggaacTGCGTCAATACGATGGAGATGGGCTTGTTAACGCTCAGGTCAATGTCGGGGGTGTACTCCCACACCTGTTTAGATGTGAGAAAGAGGGTGGAAATAGGAAATATGATCCATTTTATGTCTCAATTTCAACACTGAAATGAGTTGTTACAGTACatacttaataaaaaaaatgaaaatggcaaaaGGTGAAACAAGATAACATGTAGCCGAacaaaaataagaaacaaaatgttctcaggcacaaatatttcaataatatttATGTGGCCAGATTAAGCAGTAGATATTGTAGCAGATGATAGTCTTTCCACGGTCTTTATAAATGTACTTTgaagatattattattatgtgtttTACCCTGTCCAATACCTATTACATTGTACATGAAACCACAGACGCACTCACCTGCACGTCACTCAGCAGGGAGTCAGGCCTGACACAGTCCAGCTGCCCATAGAGGACACCGTTCCCCATCATCCAGGCAAAGGCTTTTGGGCGGGTTCGCAACTTTGACGTGTAGAACGTGATTTCGCTGTAGCCCATGTTGACCGGGAACTCCTGGAAACTGGGCAGCAGATCCTGGTTCTGGCTGAAGATGGAGCTGAAGCCTTGCTGCTCCGACCCCTCGGCCAGCTTTCCAACAAACTGGAACAGACGCTTCCTAGTTGTGGCTATGATGAAGTATTTGTTCTCCAGACCACGTTCCACTTCAATGCAGCAGACCGGCGCTGGTTTCCCATCTTCCTCAAGCGAGTGAACCTGCAGTCATAGGAAAAGACAATTTGTAACTTGAGGTTTTGCACACACATGACCTTAGGTCTGTTTGAGATGAACAGCTTTTTGAATTAAGGATGGTTAAAGCCTTGTTGTTGACAGAGGAATTTTAAAATGTAGATGTTCAGGAATTGAAAGGAAAGATTTGAAGATATAAACTTTTGGTaagcaaaaaacatttcactcaAAGAGTGCGCTGACCTGTCTGAAGTACTGGTCTGGGTTGGTGCTGAAAAGACTTCCCTCGGTCGAAGAAATCTCCGCCTCAAAGATGATGCCCTGGCTGGTGCCGACCAAAATGGGACCGGTGTTGCTCTCATTGCCCAACTGCTTGTTCCAGCCCACACTCTCAACAAGGTGGCCTCTCCAGCGAGACAGATTGCGGGCTTTTTGTGTGTTCCTGTTCAGGTACAGGCACTCACTAGTGCTCATGCTTATGAGCAGATGGGAGCCTGCGGGAGCAACATGCGGAGGACGAACATGATATGGACATCAAATAGTTTGGAGGACATGTTTGACAGATCAATGACAATACATAATAGAATAAACGTGTTATGCTACTGCTTTCTCACCTGTCGGATCAAGAAACAATTTATGTACTTTCGAGTCATCCCTCCTTCCAAATTCAATCTGATTGGGTTGGTCAGACTTGGCCAGGTCAATCCTAAACAGAGTAGAACAAGGTCTAATCGTGTAAAACCACTTGTTAAAGCACAATAAACATCAGCCCGTTGAAGTGTTTAAGAGACAGCTGACGACCTCCAGGCGATCGTGGAGTTTACCTCAGCAAAGTGTCTCTCCCTAAACTCATGCACAGCTGATTGTTGCAAACAGTCAGATGGTTGATCTTCTCCGGTGGTGTGAAATCGATCCTCTGCTTGTTGAAAATCGGTTTCTCTTCCTCAAGTCGAACATTAACAAAGCCTGAGAAAAGAGGGAAGGGTACGCACGTTGCGGCGACTTACTAGTAAAACAAGAAGTACTACCATCCGATTTACCTGAATGTGTTATCCCGATATTCGTGTTTGGAAGGCGGTTGTGTTGTGGCACACCTTGCCGTGTGTTTTGGGAGTTTTCATACTCGTCTAAAATCGAAGCCATCGTAAATTTCACCGCACACAATGTAAGAAATTGAGGCTAAAACGTCAAAGCAATGAGCAAGCTAGTTAGCAAGTTAGCATTTGAAGTGCCTTCGTCGCTGAACAACGATGATTTCTCGTATAAAGCAAACCCGCACTCTCACTCTCGTCGCTAGTCATTGAATTTCGATcaatgtcattaaaatacaggGTTTAAGATTTGACTTTTCATTGTGTTGTTCAGGACTGCGAAAGAACAACACAGGGTGGACCAGTTGAGTCAGGTGACTGGATCATGTGACGATGACGACAACCTCTGGTGTGCCGTTCAGAATACCCACCAGGTGGCGATGTTGGTCCGATGATGCAAAATTATAGACCGATCCTTAAAAACATTGCACAAGCCATCAAAGCTTAGTTGAGTTGAAGCTCAAATACACGATCCAAGCTAAGCTCAGTCAACTAAAACTAATGTTTATGTATGATACAGGTGGTTGATAAAGACGTTATTCAAAACATTCAGCAGTTCTgggtgaaaacaaatgtgatgaggATCAGCAGCTTTCAACAAAATTTAATTCTGAACAGAtctaaataacatttttgtgaATTGATCTGGGAGAAGGAACAGATCATTGAATTTTGGTGTTGTTCCAGAATTCATTCTGGATCCGGTAGACTGACTTTCTATGCTAAGTGAGATGCAACTTCGAGTTCATTTGAATTTCACTATTAATGGGATCAAACACTCAAAGTTATGTTTAATTACACGGATAGACAATTGTGGAAATCACAATAAGGgcactctctgagtgtttttccagttttcaattCCTTCCTCTGATGCAAAGTCAAATTCTAGATTCTCTGGTCATTATCCATCTTTGTTTGACAATATGACTAACACTGTTTGTCTTTCTATTAGATCTCTTAGTttcattatttgttattttagaACCAAATGATTTGTGTGATCTATGTAATATACTTTTGTCATATTAAATGTAACTCAAACATTAATAAGCgggtaaaaaaaaacggaaaatgATTTCAATCCTGCAGAATGTCATATAATTTGAATTAAACTAATATCTCCAAACAAAACCATTACAGCAATTATGAAAAAGTTTATTGTTTGCAGTAAACAGAAGGGGAAAAACTGTGTCAAGCAGTAATACTGAATAGCATTTCAGTGTAATATTTGCACACATTAAAATTAAGCACGACCTACAAACGTTACATAATAAAAGTGGCACAGCATATTATTACTATTCAAAACCAGAATATTacagtggtgaaggaggacatgaggtttgtaggtttgagagacgAGGAAGCAGTTAAATATTCTGCATCCCGTTTTATTTCAACAAATCAGTTCAACTGAATTATTCGTGAAGCTCCATTTCTTCATAAATTGAACGTATTGTCGACACTTGTAACATGAGCCTGTCCCCACAGGGGGCGTGGCTATGCAAATAACAACCTGTTGGAGATCAAAAAACTAGTCCCAAAAGCAGAGCCAGCCTGCTCAGTCATCAGTTGAGCGACAGGACGGAGATCTCGATGGTCGTCTTCTCTGATCCAGCACTGACAGCGGAGGGTTCAGACGATTCATGAGCGGCCCGACATGCCTCCTCACATGGAATACTTCTCCCACGAGTCCCGCGTCCCATCCGCCTACGGACTGACCCGGGACGAGGAGCTTGAGCCCGGGGTCATCAGCTGCATGCTGGTCGGGGACGGAGCCGTCGGGAAGACGAGTATGATCGTGAGCTACACCTCCAATGGATACCCGGCCGAGTACCAGCAGACCGGTTTCGACGTCTTTTCCGGTGAGTCATGAGTTTGTATTTGTCGAACATGTTTAGCTTGTGTCACTCAAAGTTGTCTAATCGGTTATAACTCATAAAGTTTATATtggttatttatattttacgtCAAATTcttcagagtttttttttttttgcgatgtTTATTAGATGAAACgatatattgtattttatattaatattcataaatACATAGTAGCCATGTAAGCTTAGCAGTGTGTTTTGAAAGTACCAGAACATAAATTACAATACGACTTAAGATGGCAACGTTAATACTGTTGTTGCAGACTTTACAATAATATAATGATTTTGATCAATATAAATGAACAGCAAAAATAACTTCTTGTTTTCCAACAGGTCAGGTCCAGGTTGAGGGGACACCAGTCAAAGTTCAGCTTCTGGACACAGCTGGTCAGGTGAGACTCCGAGTTTGCTCTTGTTTACTGCTGTTCTCTGTTTATTTGTGTTGGAGTTAGCACCCAGTTTTAAACCTGTGTAAATTCCAGTTATTATCACCATGATAAATGAGTTTCTGGACATTAACATCTTGCTCAAACTTGGACATTACTTGACAATTCTCTGCTTGTCTTCCCCTCAGGAAGAGTTTGATGAGTTCCGCTCCCTGTCTTACTCCCACATGgacgtcttcctcctctgcttcagcaTGGTCAACCCCGACTCCTTCCACAACATCACCAAGAAGTGGGTCCCTGAGATCCGAGCACACAACCCGAACGCTCCAATAATTCTGGTGGGGACGCAGTCAGACCTCTTACTGGACGTCAACGTCCTCATCAACCTCGACCGCTCCAACGTCAAGCCGGTGCTGAGCTCTCGAGCGCAGAGCATGGCGGAGAAGATCCGCGCGACAGACTACATCGAGTGTTCGTCCCTCACCCAGAAGAACTTGAAGGAGGCGTTTGACGCCGCCATTTTTGCAGCCATAAAGAGCAAAGAACGCAAGTGCAAGAAGAGGAGGTCGTCGGACAGGCTGACCAAAGCTTTTTCAAGGAGCAGCTGGAAGAAGTTTTTCTGCTTTGTCTGAGCTCAGACGGTCAACCCTGTGGGTTGTGGACAAACTTTAATTTATTTCCATGTCTACACTTCATCTCACATCTCCCACCTGAGGTCAAATGGCAGTGTGGCCTCCTCTcct encodes the following:
- the vps18 gene encoding vacuolar protein sorting-associated protein 18 homolog, with translation MASILDEYENSQNTRQGVPQHNRLPNTNIGITHSGFVNVRLEEEKPIFNKQRIDFTPPEKINHLTVCNNQLCMSLGRDTLLRIDLAKSDQPNQIEFGRRDDSKVHKLFLDPTGSHLLISMSTSECLYLNRNTQKARNLSRWRGHLVESVGWNKQLGNESNTGPILVGTSQGIIFEAEISSTEGSLFSTNPDQYFRQVHSLEEDGKPAPVCCIEVERGLENKYFIIATTRKRLFQFVGKLAEGSEQQGFSSIFSQNQDLLPSFQEFPVNMGYSEITFYTSKLRTRPKAFAWMMGNGVLYGQLDCVRPDSLLSDVQVWEYTPDIDLSVNKPISIVLTQFHFLLLLHDRVKAICTLNGQVVHEDVFPDKFGSLKRMIKDPAGGLVWIYTERAVFRYHIQRESRDVWQMYMSMNKFDLAKEYCRDRPECMDTVLAKEAEHCFQNKRYLDSAKCYALTQNYFEEIALKFIEAKQEDALMEFLQKKLSNLKSSERTQITLLVTWLAELYLNRLGQMESDCDTDLFQETREKFRSFLNNSKHKDCLFNNRSTIYDLLASHGNVDDMVYFSVVMQDYERVISHYCQHDDYSAALDVLSNHCDEKLFYKFSPVLMQHIPKKVVDAWIQMGKRLDPKKLIPALMNYSQMGSTQQINETIRYMEFCVYELNVTEEAIHNYLLSLYAKYKADSLLWYLEQAGTRTSDIHYDLKYALRLCAEHGYLRACVLVYRIMELYEEAVDLALQVDVDLAKSCADLPDDDEELRKKLWLKIARHVVQEEKDVKKAMNCLSSCDLLKIEDILPFFPDFVTIDHFKEAICGSLEEYNKHIEELKQEMEEATESAKRIREDIQEMRNKYGVVDSQEKCAACDFPLLNRPFYLFLCGHTFHYDCLLQEVTPHLSSYKQNRLDELQKKLAATTQSSKTRHRPTLKEEGDTASLGKGSTGSREQIKSDIDDIIASECVYCGELMIKTIDKPFIDPLKYEDERSSWL
- the rhov gene encoding rho-related GTP-binding protein RhoV; translated protein: MPPHMEYFSHESRVPSAYGLTRDEELEPGVISCMLVGDGAVGKTSMIVSYTSNGYPAEYQQTGFDVFSGQVQVEGTPVKVQLLDTAGQEEFDEFRSLSYSHMDVFLLCFSMVNPDSFHNITKKWVPEIRAHNPNAPIILVGTQSDLLLDVNVLINLDRSNVKPVLSSRAQSMAEKIRATDYIECSSLTQKNLKEAFDAAIFAAIKSKERKCKKRRSSDRLTKAFSRSSWKKFFCFV